A genomic stretch from Streptomyces venezuelae ATCC 10712 includes:
- a CDS encoding NPP1 family protein gives MMIIAVPSSAFAAPPPPLPANADGLEQTFQPAYDYDTDGCYSTAAIGPDGTINGGLKPSGALNGQCRDSWDLTQTNGYSRAKCNNGWCAILYGLYFEKDQAVIGSGLGGHRHDWEHVVVWVQNNQAQYVSTSAHGNFNTYGRDAIRWDGTHPKVVYHKDGIGTHCFRPANSNDEPPENHQHTWQFPSLVGWNGYPAGLRDKLSQADFGSAVFGLKDGNFAPHLAKAKPAGIPFDPYA, from the coding sequence ATGATGATCATCGCCGTACCGAGCAGCGCCTTCGCCGCACCGCCCCCACCGCTGCCCGCCAACGCGGACGGACTGGAGCAGACGTTCCAGCCGGCCTACGACTACGACACCGACGGCTGCTACTCCACCGCCGCGATCGGTCCCGACGGCACGATCAACGGCGGGCTCAAGCCGTCCGGCGCGCTCAACGGCCAGTGCCGTGACTCCTGGGACCTCACCCAGACCAACGGCTACTCCCGCGCGAAGTGCAACAACGGCTGGTGCGCCATCCTCTACGGCCTGTACTTCGAGAAGGACCAGGCCGTCATCGGCAGCGGCCTCGGCGGCCACCGCCACGACTGGGAGCACGTCGTGGTGTGGGTGCAGAACAACCAGGCGCAGTACGTCTCCACGTCCGCGCACGGCAACTTCAACACCTACGGCCGGGACGCGATCCGCTGGGACGGCACCCACCCCAAGGTCGTCTACCACAAGGACGGCATCGGGACGCACTGCTTCCGCCCCGCCAACTCCAACGACGAGCCGCCGGAGAACCACCAGCACACCTGGCAGTTCCCGAGCCTGGTCGGCTGGAACGGCTACCCGGCCGGACTGCGCGACAAGCTGAGCCAGGCCGACTTCGGCAGCGCCGTGTTCGGCCTGAAGGACGGCAACTTCGCCCCCCACCTGGCGAAGGCCAAGCCGGCCGGCATCCCCTTCGACCCGTACGCCTGA
- a CDS encoding lysophospholipid acyltransferase family protein, whose translation MLSRLAAHVVPFFGRLTVTADPGARLEPGSILVVNHTSTADPALVLAALRKRLAVEPVLLATAGLWRIPLLGRALTREGHVPVHRNSARASAALDRAAVALASGRHVMLYAEGRIPPRPDSAENPPEAFRTGLARLARVTGAPVVPIGQAGARRITSGGRVKQIAGVLTAPVRRPGLHVHIGAPLRLPADVAAATELAHGAVTEAWRTAAGALGEPAAAAARRD comes from the coding sequence GTGCTCAGCCGTCTCGCCGCCCATGTCGTCCCGTTCTTCGGCCGACTGACCGTCACCGCCGACCCCGGGGCCCGCCTCGAACCCGGCAGCATCCTGGTCGTGAACCACACGTCGACGGCCGACCCGGCGCTGGTCCTCGCCGCGCTCCGCAAGCGGCTCGCCGTCGAGCCCGTGCTGCTGGCCACCGCCGGGCTCTGGCGGATCCCGCTGCTCGGCCGGGCGCTGACCCGCGAGGGCCATGTGCCGGTCCACCGCAACTCGGCCCGCGCGTCGGCGGCCCTCGACCGCGCCGCCGTCGCGCTCGCCTCGGGGCGGCACGTGATGCTGTACGCGGAGGGCCGCATCCCGCCTCGGCCGGACTCCGCGGAGAACCCGCCGGAGGCGTTCCGCACCGGGCTCGCGCGGCTCGCCCGGGTCACCGGTGCGCCGGTGGTGCCGATCGGTCAGGCCGGTGCCCGGCGGATCACCTCGGGTGGACGGGTGAAGCAGATCGCCGGGGTGCTCACGGCGCCGGTCCGCAGGCCGGGTCTCCATGTCCACATCGGGGCGCCGCTGCGGCTGCCGGCCGACGTGGCCGCCGCGACGGAGCTGGCCCACGGGGCGGTCACCGAGGCGTGGCGGACGGCGGCCGGGGCGCTCGGCGAGCCGGCGGCGGCCGCGGCCCGGCGCGACTGA
- a CDS encoding FAD-dependent monooxygenase: MSGYAVVVGGGIGGLATAIGLRRIGWEVTVLERAAVLDDMGAGISLHANGMRALDALGVGEAVRRAARPQYTGGTRTPAGGRLARMDGAALERALGTPIVGIPRAALHRALRAALPAGCVVTGAEVTAVDLSDPRRARVSTTTESGSGSGGSAREADLVVAADGVRSRLRALVAPDHPGPAYSGSTVLRAITDRPVTLASDFELTWGRGAEFGHIAFADGRAEWHAVLNSPPGVRFPDPLAETRRRFGGWHAPIPALLDATRPGAVLHHDIHELVTPLPSFVAGRLALLGDAAHAMTPNLGQGACQALEDAVTLAAALAAESGPGRRRTASQPGAAAGVDAALVRYDAERRPRSQAVARAARQAGRMGQRLSHPLAVALRDTALRVAPSGVTVRAILRHADWTAPRLTPPAATPGS; encoded by the coding sequence ATGAGCGGGTACGCGGTGGTGGTCGGCGGCGGCATCGGAGGGCTGGCCACGGCGATCGGACTCCGGCGGATCGGCTGGGAGGTGACCGTCCTCGAACGCGCCGCCGTCCTCGACGACATGGGGGCCGGCATCTCGCTGCACGCCAACGGGATGCGCGCCCTGGACGCCCTCGGCGTCGGCGAGGCCGTACGCCGGGCGGCCCGGCCCCAGTACACCGGAGGCACGCGCACCCCGGCCGGCGGCCGGCTGGCCCGGATGGACGGCGCCGCGCTGGAACGGGCACTGGGCACGCCGATCGTCGGCATCCCGCGCGCGGCGCTGCACCGGGCACTGCGGGCGGCCCTGCCCGCCGGATGCGTGGTCACCGGCGCCGAGGTCACGGCGGTCGACCTGTCCGATCCGCGCCGCGCGCGGGTGTCCACGACCACCGAAAGCGGCAGCGGCAGCGGGGGCAGCGCGCGTGAAGCCGACCTGGTCGTGGCCGCCGACGGGGTGCGCAGCCGCCTCCGCGCGCTGGTGGCCCCAGACCATCCCGGCCCGGCGTACAGCGGGTCGACCGTGCTGCGCGCGATCACGGACCGCCCGGTCACGCTCGCCTCCGACTTCGAGCTGACGTGGGGCCGGGGCGCCGAGTTCGGCCACATCGCGTTCGCCGACGGCCGTGCCGAGTGGCACGCCGTACTCAACTCGCCGCCCGGCGTGCGCTTCCCCGACCCCCTGGCCGAGACGCGCCGCCGTTTCGGGGGCTGGCACGCACCGATTCCCGCCCTGCTCGACGCCACTCGCCCCGGGGCCGTACTGCATCACGACATCCATGAACTCGTCACCCCTCTCCCCTCCTTCGTCGCCGGGCGGCTCGCCCTGCTCGGTGACGCCGCGCACGCCATGACCCCGAATCTCGGCCAGGGCGCCTGCCAGGCGCTGGAGGACGCGGTGACCCTGGCCGCCGCGCTCGCGGCCGAGTCGGGTCCCGGGCGGCGGCGGACCGCCTCCCAGCCGGGCGCCGCGGCGGGCGTCGACGCGGCGCTGGTGCGGTACGACGCCGAGCGGCGTCCCCGCAGCCAGGCCGTCGCCCGGGCCGCGCGGCAGGCCGGCCGGATGGGCCAGCGGCTCAGCCACCCCCTCGCCGTCGCCCTGCGCGACACCGCGCTCCGGGTGGCCCCGTCGGGGGTGACCGTCCGCGCGATCCTGCGGCACGCCGACTGGACCGCGCCACGGCTCACTCCCCCGGCGGCCACCCCGGGAAGCTGA
- a CDS encoding aldehyde dehydrogenase family protein, whose translation MTSDATTGTDVTALIDPRTGEPRGTAVCSRLPEVRAAVSGARAALPGWRALTPKERSRRLDRLAALVEEHAEAYAARERAGTGKPEAEVAGEIEQVADLFRFFATAARTRTAPASGLLVAGHESWVRWEPVGVVGVVVPWNYPLLMAAWRCAPALAAGNTVVAKPAETTPDSLELLAEHAAAALGPGVLCHLPGDRETGRLLVASAVDMVAFTGSGRAGADVAVRAGTRRVSLELGGNAPAIVLPDAPADTWASLAEAVTYNAGQSCAAPARVITLAENYEAAVAELTEALAARVAGRDFGPLNNPDQAERYDRLVAASGAKRNVAGTVAPEPGEEAGHWRPARLLADLPDDDPAVTEEVFGPLLTVQRAEGPAEALALANGVPQALAASVWTGDLSAALELTAALDAGETWVNCHLVQTAELPHGGRGASGHGTDLSTLALQEYQRPKTVTVRLGRRI comes from the coding sequence ATGACCAGCGACGCGACCACCGGCACCGACGTCACCGCGCTCATCGACCCCCGCACCGGCGAGCCGCGCGGCACGGCCGTGTGCTCCCGGCTGCCCGAGGTGCGGGCCGCCGTGTCCGGCGCGCGCGCCGCGCTGCCGGGCTGGCGGGCGCTCACGCCCAAGGAGCGCTCGCGGCGCCTCGACCGGCTCGCGGCCCTCGTCGAGGAGCACGCGGAGGCGTACGCGGCCCGGGAGCGGGCCGGGACGGGCAAGCCGGAGGCGGAGGTGGCGGGCGAGATCGAGCAGGTCGCCGACCTGTTCCGGTTCTTCGCGACGGCGGCGAGGACCCGCACCGCGCCGGCCTCGGGGCTGCTGGTGGCGGGCCACGAGAGCTGGGTGCGCTGGGAGCCGGTCGGCGTGGTGGGCGTGGTGGTGCCCTGGAACTATCCGCTGCTGATGGCGGCCTGGCGGTGCGCCCCGGCGCTCGCCGCCGGGAACACGGTGGTGGCGAAGCCCGCCGAGACGACCCCCGACAGCCTGGAGCTCCTCGCGGAGCACGCGGCGGCCGCGCTGGGCCCGGGCGTCCTCTGCCACCTCCCCGGCGACCGCGAGACCGGCCGGCTGCTCGTCGCATCGGCCGTGGACATGGTGGCGTTCACCGGCAGCGGCCGGGCGGGGGCCGATGTGGCGGTCCGCGCGGGGACCCGGCGGGTCAGTCTGGAGCTGGGCGGCAACGCCCCGGCGATCGTGCTTCCGGACGCGCCCGCCGACACGTGGGCGTCCCTGGCGGAGGCCGTCACGTACAACGCGGGGCAGAGCTGCGCCGCTCCGGCCCGGGTCATCACCCTGGCCGAGAACTACGAGGCCGCCGTCGCCGAGTTGACGGAGGCGCTGGCCGCCCGGGTGGCGGGCCGGGACTTCGGCCCGCTCAACAACCCCGACCAGGCGGAGCGTTACGACCGGCTGGTCGCCGCCTCCGGCGCCAAGCGGAACGTCGCCGGGACCGTCGCCCCGGAGCCGGGCGAGGAGGCCGGACACTGGCGCCCGGCGCGGCTGCTCGCGGACCTGCCGGACGACGATCCGGCGGTCACCGAGGAGGTGTTCGGGCCGCTCCTCACCGTGCAGCGGGCCGAGGGGCCGGCGGAGGCCCTCGCCCTGGCGAACGGCGTGCCGCAGGCCCTCGCCGCGAGCGTGTGGACCGGCGACCTCTCGGCCGCGCTGGAGCTGACGGCGGCCCTGGACGCGGGCGAGACCTGGGTCAACTGCCACCTCGTCCAGACGGCGGAGCTCCCGCACGGCGGCCGGGGCGCCTCCGGACACGGCACGGACCTGAGCACCTTGGCGCTCCAGGAGTACCAGCGGCCCAAGACGGTCACGGTCCGGCTGGGACGCCGGATCTAG
- a CDS encoding asparagine synthetase B family protein: protein MCACLATTTGQARAHLDAMGALGPGHVPAGVPGGELALLPGEPGRAEGPFTAYGRTAVGEVTLHNRPVLLAALAERAAPPSPGCPDGELLLRCWALLGDSGVALAEGMFVLAVLDGEDLVLIRDHVGARTLFYARAGGAWAACTSLRALRRWPALGTSMNLSAVRSFLTFAYLPGEETLLTGVRELLPGRVLRLHRDGTSSQTVHWEPRERVEEPVPEDPAGHVLALRALLEQATASRLPAAEPAAVLLSGGIDSSLVTALAAKLHSHPVHTWSISFGDDLPNELGYSGLVAAHCHTRHRVLTVSGEAVAARLAEAAALLDSPVGDPLTVPNLMLAEAVAADGATVVLNGEGGDPVFGGPKNLPMLVQEMHRTPGAPWDEDRATAYLRSYRKCWTDLPELLTAPALDALRDAPPLERHVAPYLTADGAGPYRMGHLLNQLLHCNLRTKGAHHILTKVERLTSSQGVEGRSPLFDRSVVDHAFATPPSFKLRGTAEKWILKEAVRDLLPDTVVDRPKSGMRVPVQQWLTGPLRELGQDLLLGPRSRQRGLFRPETVRAWLRGEGALLPRQGGKLWLVLTLELWLRSYDV from the coding sequence ATGTGCGCCTGCCTCGCCACCACCACCGGGCAGGCCCGCGCCCACCTCGACGCGATGGGCGCCCTCGGGCCCGGCCATGTCCCGGCCGGGGTCCCGGGCGGCGAGCTGGCGCTGCTCCCCGGTGAACCCGGGCGCGCCGAGGGTCCGTTCACCGCGTACGGGCGGACGGCGGTCGGGGAGGTCACGCTGCACAACCGGCCGGTGCTGCTCGCCGCCCTCGCCGAGCGGGCCGCTCCCCCGTCGCCCGGCTGCCCCGACGGCGAACTGCTGCTGCGCTGCTGGGCGTTGCTCGGGGACTCCGGAGTGGCGCTGGCCGAGGGCATGTTCGTGCTCGCCGTGCTCGACGGCGAGGACCTGGTCCTGATCCGCGACCACGTCGGCGCCCGCACCCTGTTCTACGCACGTGCCGGCGGCGCCTGGGCGGCCTGCACTTCGCTGCGCGCGCTGCGCCGCTGGCCGGCCCTCGGCACCTCGATGAACCTGTCCGCGGTGCGGTCCTTCCTCACCTTCGCCTATCTGCCCGGCGAGGAGACGCTGCTGACCGGCGTACGGGAGCTGCTGCCCGGCCGGGTGCTCCGGCTGCACCGGGACGGCACGTCCTCGCAGACCGTCCACTGGGAGCCTCGGGAACGCGTCGAGGAGCCGGTGCCGGAGGATCCGGCCGGCCATGTGCTGGCGCTGCGGGCCCTGTTGGAGCAGGCGACGGCGAGCCGGCTGCCCGCCGCCGAACCGGCTGCCGTGCTCCTCTCCGGCGGCATCGACAGCTCTCTCGTCACGGCCCTGGCGGCGAAGCTCCACAGCCACCCGGTGCACACCTGGTCGATCAGCTTCGGCGACGACCTCCCGAACGAGCTGGGCTACTCGGGGCTCGTGGCCGCGCACTGCCACACCCGCCACCGGGTCCTGACGGTGTCGGGCGAGGCCGTGGCCGCGCGGCTCGCCGAGGCGGCGGCGCTGCTCGACAGCCCCGTCGGGGACCCGCTGACGGTGCCGAACCTGATGCTGGCCGAGGCCGTGGCCGCCGACGGCGCGACCGTCGTCCTCAACGGCGAGGGCGGGGACCCCGTCTTCGGCGGGCCGAAGAACCTTCCCATGCTGGTCCAGGAGATGCACCGGACGCCGGGTGCGCCGTGGGACGAGGACCGGGCGACCGCGTACCTGCGCTCGTACCGCAAGTGCTGGACCGACCTGCCGGAGCTGCTGACCGCCCCGGCGCTCGACGCGCTGCGGGACGCCCCGCCGCTGGAGCGGCACGTGGCGCCCTATCTGACCGCGGACGGCGCCGGCCCGTATCGGATGGGGCACCTCCTCAACCAGCTGCTCCACTGCAACCTGCGGACCAAGGGCGCCCACCACATCCTCACGAAGGTGGAGCGGCTGACCTCCTCCCAGGGGGTGGAGGGCCGTTCCCCGCTCTTCGACCGGTCGGTCGTCGACCACGCCTTCGCGACCCCGCCGTCCTTCAAGCTCCGTGGCACGGCGGAGAAGTGGATCCTCAAGGAGGCCGTACGGGACCTGCTCCCGGACACGGTGGTCGACCGGCCCAAGAGCGGGATGCGCGTTCCGGTCCAGCAGTGGCTGACGGGCCCGCTGCGCGAGCTGGGCCAGGACCTGCTCCTCGGCCCCAGGTCCCGGCAGCGCGGGCTCTTCCGGCCCGAGACCGTCCGCGCCTGGCTGCGCGGCGAGGGCGCCCTGCTGCCCCGGCAGGGCGGCAAGTTGTGGCTGGTGCTCACCCTGGAGCTCTGGCTCAGGTCGTACGACGTGTGA
- the secD gene encoding protein translocase subunit SecD produces the protein MSSRSALWRALLALAVVALSLWITLTTPPRLGLDLRGGTRIVLQTEDGPTARADAAATDRALEVLRKRVDGLGVAEPSLARSGERRIVVELPGLRDPREAADVIGRTAQLTFHAVTGTAGETGGPAASPDGTRVLADPDAPGTFLTLAAPALTGDGVKSAEAVLDTQGGRGWTVDLAFRDGAAGTWARLTGAAACAAPGDPARRVAIVLDDRVVSAPGMQTGVPCGAGIGGGSAQITGGFSGQEARDLAALVQGGALPVPVTTVEQSTVGPTLGADAIRASALAAVIGLACTGAFVIVVYRLLGVLATVALLLYGLISYAAVVALGATLTLPGLAGFVLAIGIAVDANVLVFERAREEYAALGRTGGRDLRRPLATAFGKVWSAVADSHVTTLLAAGLLFVFATGPVKGFGVTLAIGVVTSLLTAMVITRLLADLTLRLPAVRRRPAVTGMAGLGRLRTRLTRRVPRLMAHRRRWLLTCAGLLVAALAGIGVRGMEFGVEFTGGRIVQYTAERPVDADAARAAVTAAGFPDAVVQTTGEHDVSVRVRETGDAEQTEIREALTRVAGPVEAERDDLIGPSLGGELRTHALLALGLAVAAQLLYLTVRFRWTYATAAVAAMTQDVLLVVGLFAWLGKPVDSVFLAALLTVVGYSVNDSVVVLDRLRELRRRGGGVPLADLADRAVAQTLPRTVNTGMGALFVLVALAVLGGDSLTDFSVALLAGVVLGMASTVFTAMPLAVALETRNPASPAGSGGGRGGGPAPATRRRAGVPARDRSGAVV, from the coding sequence GTGTCCTCTCGTTCCGCGCTCTGGCGCGCGCTGCTCGCGCTCGCCGTCGTCGCGCTCTCCCTGTGGATCACCCTCACCACCCCGCCGCGCCTCGGTCTCGACCTGCGGGGCGGGACCCGTATCGTCCTCCAGACCGAGGACGGGCCCACCGCCCGCGCCGACGCCGCCGCCACCGACCGCGCCCTCGAAGTGCTCCGGAAGCGGGTCGACGGCCTCGGCGTCGCCGAACCCTCGCTCGCCCGCTCCGGCGAACGCCGCATCGTCGTCGAACTCCCCGGACTGCGCGATCCGCGCGAGGCCGCCGACGTCATCGGCCGCACGGCGCAGCTCACCTTCCACGCCGTCACCGGCACGGCGGGGGAAACCGGCGGGCCCGCCGCGTCCCCCGACGGGACACGCGTCCTCGCCGACCCCGACGCGCCCGGCACCTTCCTCACCCTGGCCGCACCCGCGCTCACCGGCGACGGCGTCAAGAGCGCCGAAGCCGTGCTCGACACCCAGGGCGGCCGGGGCTGGACGGTGGACCTCGCCTTCCGCGACGGCGCCGCCGGCACCTGGGCGAGGCTGACCGGCGCCGCCGCCTGCGCGGCACCCGGCGACCCGGCGCGCCGGGTCGCCATCGTGCTCGACGACCGCGTCGTGTCCGCGCCCGGCATGCAGACCGGCGTTCCCTGCGGCGCGGGCATCGGCGGCGGCTCCGCGCAGATCACCGGGGGCTTCTCCGGGCAGGAGGCCCGCGACCTCGCGGCCCTCGTCCAGGGCGGCGCCCTTCCGGTCCCCGTGACGACGGTCGAGCAGAGCACCGTGGGGCCGACACTCGGCGCCGACGCGATCCGGGCCAGCGCCCTGGCCGCCGTGATCGGACTCGCCTGCACCGGAGCCTTCGTGATCGTGGTCTACCGCCTCCTCGGCGTCCTCGCGACGGTCGCGCTGCTGCTCTACGGGCTCATCTCGTACGCCGCCGTGGTCGCCCTGGGAGCCACCCTGACGCTGCCCGGCCTCGCCGGGTTCGTGCTTGCCATCGGCATCGCCGTCGACGCGAACGTCCTCGTCTTCGAACGCGCGAGGGAGGAGTACGCGGCCCTCGGCCGGACCGGCGGGCGCGACCTGCGGCGGCCGCTGGCGACGGCGTTCGGCAAGGTGTGGAGCGCGGTGGCCGACTCCCACGTCACCACCCTGCTCGCCGCCGGGCTGCTGTTCGTCTTCGCCACCGGCCCGGTGAAGGGATTCGGCGTGACCCTCGCGATCGGCGTCGTGACCTCGCTCCTCACCGCGATGGTGATCACCCGGCTCCTCGCCGATCTCACCCTGCGCCTGCCCGCGGTGCGGCGGCGGCCGGCGGTCACCGGCATGGCCGGGCTCGGCCGGCTGCGCACCCGGCTGACCCGGCGCGTCCCGCGCCTCATGGCCCACCGCCGCCGCTGGCTGCTGACCTGCGCGGGACTCCTCGTCGCGGCGCTCGCCGGAATCGGCGTCCGGGGCATGGAGTTCGGGGTCGAGTTCACCGGCGGCCGGATCGTCCAGTACACGGCCGAGCGGCCCGTCGACGCCGACGCGGCCCGCGCGGCGGTCACGGCCGCCGGGTTCCCGGACGCCGTCGTGCAGACGACGGGGGAGCACGACGTCTCCGTCCGCGTCCGGGAGACCGGGGACGCGGAGCAGACCGAGATCCGGGAGGCGCTCACCCGGGTCGCGGGCCCGGTGGAAGCGGAGCGCGACGACCTGATCGGACCGAGCCTCGGCGGGGAACTGCGCACCCACGCGCTGCTCGCGCTCGGGCTCGCGGTCGCGGCCCAACTCCTCTATCTGACCGTACGGTTCCGCTGGACGTACGCGACGGCGGCGGTGGCGGCCATGACGCAGGACGTGCTGCTCGTCGTCGGGCTCTTCGCCTGGCTGGGCAAGCCGGTGGACAGCGTCTTCCTGGCGGCGCTGCTGACCGTCGTCGGCTACTCCGTCAACGACTCGGTCGTCGTCCTCGACCGGCTGCGGGAGCTGCGGCGCCGGGGCGGTGGCGTGCCGCTGGCGGACCTCGCCGACCGGGCCGTCGCCCAGACCCTGCCCCGTACGGTCAACACCGGGATGGGCGCCCTGTTCGTCCTCGTGGCGCTGGCCGTCCTGGGCGGCGACTCGCTGACCGACTTCTCCGTGGCGCTGCTCGCGGGCGTCGTGCTGGGCATGGCGTCCACGGTGTTCACGGCGATGCCGCTGGCCGTGGCGCTGGAGACGAGGAACCCGGCGTCGCCCGCAGGCTCGGGCGGCGGACGCGGCGGCGGACCGGCGCCCGCGACCCGGCGGCGGGCGGGCGTCCCCGCCCGGGACCGGTCGGGCGCGGTGGTCTGA
- a CDS encoding TetR/AcrR family transcriptional regulator gives MTADRRTLLADTAIDVLAAQGMRGLTHRAVDRAADLPSGTTSAYYRTRQALLTALVGRLVALDQAELQEAGERVPVPRNAAELAVGLAEFTRRRLTGEGRRRSLARYACALESVHHPELREILVPRDNAGRRIVRDFLAAHGAAGPEGADERTVTLLTCVDGLVFDRLVNGGTVSVEEVGRLVAAAMR, from the coding sequence ATGACCGCCGACCGACGCACCCTCCTCGCCGACACCGCCATCGACGTCCTCGCCGCGCAGGGCATGCGAGGGCTCACCCACCGGGCGGTGGACCGCGCCGCCGACCTGCCGTCCGGGACCACCTCCGCGTACTACCGCACCCGCCAGGCGCTCCTCACCGCGCTCGTCGGCCGTCTGGTCGCGCTCGACCAGGCCGAGCTGCAGGAGGCGGGGGAGCGTGTGCCGGTCCCTCGGAACGCGGCGGAACTGGCCGTCGGACTCGCCGAGTTCACCCGGCGGCGGCTCACCGGTGAGGGGCGCCGGCGCTCCCTCGCGCGCTACGCCTGCGCCCTGGAGAGCGTGCACCACCCGGAGCTGCGGGAGATCCTCGTGCCGCGTGACAACGCGGGCCGGCGGATCGTCCGGGACTTCCTTGCCGCGCACGGCGCCGCGGGGCCCGAGGGTGCCGACGAACGGACCGTCACCCTGCTGACCTGCGTGGACGGTCTGGTCTTCGACCGTCTCGTCAACGGCGGGACCGTCTCCGTCGAAGAGGTGGGGCGGCTGGTCGCCGCGGCGATGCGCTGA
- a CDS encoding alpha/beta hydrolase family protein, with amino-acid sequence MTRHLGAAMAAACLTLLLAPGAQAAGSAPASAAAAADNPYERGPAPTQSSIEALRGSYGVGETSVSSLAVSGFGGGTIYYPTSTSDGTFGAVVISPGFTAYQSSIAWLGPRLASQGFVVFTIDTLTTLDQPDSRGRQLLAALDYLTQRSSVRGRVDASRLGVMGHSMGGGGTLEAAKSRPSLKAAVPLTGWNTDKTWPEITTPTLVIGADGDTIAPVATHSEPFYESLPGSLDKAYLELNGATHFTPNSSNTTIAKYSLSWLKRFIDDDTRYDQFLCPLPRPSLTIDEYRGTCPLGS; translated from the coding sequence ATGACACGACACCTCGGCGCGGCCATGGCCGCCGCCTGTCTGACCCTGCTGCTCGCCCCCGGCGCCCAGGCCGCCGGCTCCGCTCCCGCGAGCGCGGCGGCGGCCGCGGACAACCCGTACGAGCGCGGCCCCGCGCCCACCCAGTCCAGCATCGAGGCACTGCGCGGCTCGTACGGCGTCGGCGAGACGTCCGTCTCCTCGCTCGCCGTCAGCGGCTTCGGCGGCGGCACGATCTACTACCCGACGTCCACGAGCGACGGCACGTTCGGCGCCGTGGTGATCTCGCCGGGGTTCACGGCCTACCAGTCCTCGATCGCGTGGCTCGGGCCGAGGCTGGCCTCCCAGGGGTTCGTGGTCTTCACCATCGACACCCTGACCACCCTCGACCAGCCCGACAGCCGTGGGCGGCAACTTCTGGCGGCCCTCGACTACCTGACCCAGCGCAGTTCCGTGCGGGGCCGCGTCGACGCCAGCCGGCTCGGCGTGATGGGGCACTCGATGGGCGGCGGCGGCACGCTCGAAGCGGCCAAGAGCCGACCGTCACTGAAGGCCGCCGTACCGCTGACCGGGTGGAACACGGACAAGACCTGGCCCGAGATCACCACCCCCACGCTCGTCATCGGCGCGGACGGCGACACGATCGCCCCCGTCGCCACCCACTCGGAGCCGTTCTACGAGAGCCTGCCCGGCTCCCTCGACAAGGCGTACCTGGAGCTCAACGGCGCCACGCACTTCACCCCGAACTCGTCGAACACGACGATCGCGAAGTACAGCCTCTCCTGGCTCAAGCGGTTCATCGACGACGACACCCGCTACGACCAGTTCCTGTGCCCGCTGCCGCGGCCGAGTCTGACGATCGACGAGTACCGGGGCACCTGCCCGCTCGGTTCCTGA
- a CDS encoding cupin domain-containing protein: MAIRPVRAQDGTPDDMPDRAGKDLPAGVELYHLRPDGGILLADREGSRELGPEREFLRFIDDGQFAHYLVGDAATSPERPSNATVKLGVVGPRSAFTPHAHGGEHFVLSLGHAACGLYDGVRGRVTDVPLAPGMLIRIPEMMPHSFANRGDSPLTILAANTGYGIDHEDYAITAAEAERRAQESPGDPGGVRAAGGRTALATALTDYRALAAELRDIERAQRVHGIAATTVRERLAARLRRVAAALEVSR, translated from the coding sequence GTGGCGATACGACCCGTACGGGCACAGGACGGCACACCGGACGACATGCCGGACCGGGCGGGGAAGGACCTGCCCGCCGGGGTGGAGCTGTACCACCTGAGGCCGGACGGCGGCATCCTGCTTGCCGACCGGGAGGGGAGCCGGGAGCTCGGCCCCGAGCGGGAGTTCCTGCGGTTCATCGACGACGGGCAGTTCGCCCACTACCTGGTGGGGGACGCGGCGACCTCGCCCGAGCGGCCGTCCAACGCCACCGTCAAGCTCGGGGTCGTGGGGCCGCGCAGCGCCTTCACTCCGCACGCGCACGGCGGCGAACACTTCGTGCTCAGCCTCGGCCACGCCGCCTGCGGGCTGTACGACGGGGTCCGGGGGCGCGTCACCGACGTGCCGCTCGCGCCGGGCATGCTGATCCGGATCCCGGAGATGATGCCGCACTCGTTCGCCAACCGGGGCGACAGCCCCCTGACGATCCTCGCCGCGAACACCGGTTACGGGATCGACCACGAGGACTACGCGATCACCGCGGCGGAGGCCGAGCGGCGCGCCCAGGAGTCCCCCGGCGACCCGGGCGGCGTGCGCGCCGCGGGCGGCCGGACCGCGCTGGCCACGGCCCTCACCGACTACCGTGCGCTGGCCGCCGAGCTCCGCGACATCGAGCGGGCCCAGCGGGTCCACGGCATCGCCGCCACCACGGTCCGCGAGCGGCTGGCGGCCCGGCTGCGCCGGGTGGCGGCCGCGCTGGAGGTGTCCCGGTGA